A portion of the Streptococcus sp. Marseille-Q6470 genome contains these proteins:
- a CDS encoding DUF4479 and tRNA-binding domain-containing protein, with translation MIFTYNKEYVGDVLMVIVKNSGDAKLDAERKGNIARVFLKEIGQTVAWNIFEVSSMFEIAERGQVFLTDEQVARLNQELQAEGFTEEIINDKEPKFVVGEIVEMVAHPDSDHLNICQVAVGNDKTVQIVAGAPNARVGLKTIVALPGAMMPKGNLIFPGELRGEKSFGMMCSPRELALPNAPQKRGVIELSDDQVVGTPFDPATHWTA, from the coding sequence ATGATTTTTACATACAATAAAGAATATGTAGGCGATGTCCTTATGGTTATCGTGAAAAACAGTGGTGACGCCAAGCTAGATGCTGAGCGTAAAGGCAATATTGCGCGTGTTTTCCTAAAAGAAATTGGTCAAACTGTCGCATGGAACATTTTTGAAGTTTCTAGCATGTTTGAAATCGCTGAGCGCGGGCAAGTATTTTTAACTGACGAGCAAGTAGCACGTTTGAACCAAGAATTGCAGGCAGAAGGATTTACAGAAGAGATTATCAATGACAAGGAACCGAAATTTGTCGTTGGAGAGATTGTAGAGATGGTTGCGCATCCAGATAGTGACCACCTCAATATCTGCCAAGTTGCTGTTGGGAATGACAAGACAGTACAAATCGTTGCTGGTGCTCCCAATGCACGTGTTGGTTTGAAAACCATTGTTGCTCTTCCTGGAGCTATGATGCCAAAAGGCAATCTCATTTTTCCAGGCGAACTTCGTGGGGAAAAGAGTTTTGGGATGATGTGTAGTCCTCGTGAACTTGCCTTGCCAAATGCTCCCCAAAAACGTGGTGTCATTGAATTGTCAGACGACCAGGTAGTTGGAACACCCTTTGACCCAGCTACACACTGGACTGCTTAA
- a CDS encoding thioredoxin family protein, translating to MISPNGLEELANLVEQDGKKVFLFVADWCGDCRYIYPALPEIEAANPEFTFIRVDRDEYMELAKLWDVYGIPSLVVLDKDKEIGRFVDRDRKTKGQINDFLASLK from the coding sequence ATGATTTCTCCTAACGGTTTAGAAGAATTAGCGAATTTAGTAGAGCAGGATGGCAAGAAGGTCTTCCTTTTTGTTGCGGATTGGTGTGGCGATTGCCGTTATATTTATCCCGCCTTGCCAGAGATTGAAGCGGCAAATCCAGAGTTTACTTTTATACGAGTAGACCGTGATGAGTACATGGAACTTGCTAAACTTTGGGATGTTTACGGGATTCCGAGTCTTGTTGTTTTAGACAAGGACAAGGAAATTGGACGCTTTGTCGATCGTGACCGTAAAACCAAGGGGCAAATCAATGACTTTTTAGCAAGTTTGAAATAG
- a CDS encoding DUF4651 domain-containing protein encodes MKTKNIIKTGLALVGLGALAFGAKKVADEHKLMKTQEELTAIVRDYFSEMGEIATLYVQVYESSLERLVGGVIFEDGRHYTFVFEDEDLIYEEEGL; translated from the coding sequence ATGAAAACGAAAAATATCATTAAAACAGGTTTGGCATTAGTAGGTCTTGGAGCACTTGCTTTTGGAGCAAAGAAAGTAGCTGATGAGCACAAGCTCATGAAGACGCAAGAAGAGTTGACTGCGATTGTGCGTGACTACTTTTCAGAGATGGGTGAAATTGCGACTCTCTATGTCCAAGTATATGAAAGCAGCCTAGAGCGTCTCGTTGGCGGTGTCATTTTTGAAGATGGTCGTCACTATACCTTTGTCTTTGAAGATGAAGATCTCATCTACGAGGAGGAGGGCTTATGA
- a CDS encoding DUF1912 family protein: MSYEQEFMKEFEAWVNTQIMINEMALKESQKVYEEDQDERAKDAMIRYESRLDAYQFLLGKFENFKAGKDFHDLPEDLFGERHY; the protein is encoded by the coding sequence ATGAGTTACGAACAAGAATTTATGAAAGAATTTGAAGCCTGGGTCAATACTCAAATCATGATTAATGAAATGGCCCTCAAAGAAAGCCAAAAAGTCTATGAAGAAGATCAAGATGAGCGTGCTAAAGATGCCATGATTCGCTATGAAAGCCGCTTGGATGCCTACCAGTTTTTGCTAGGCAAGTTTGAAAATTTCAAGGCAGGTAAGGATTTCCATGATTTGCCAGAAGATTTGTTTGGTGAGAGACATTATTAA